From Candidatus Paceibacterota bacterium:
AAAGAGCGTCTTTTACCTTCTTTGCATAATCCATACAGGAATCGTTTATTGTTAAAATCTTTACTTGAACAGGGGAGAGCCAAAGAGGAAACGCGCCGCCAAAATGTTCTATGATTAAAGCAATAAATCTTTCATAGGAACCGAGTATTGCTCTATGAACCATAACAGGAGGGATCTCTTTACCTTTTTCACTGATATAGGAAAGATTAAATCTTTTTGGAGTGGCAAAATCAATTTGAACTGTTGGGATTTGAATTTCTTTTCCGAGAGCGTCTTTAAACATGAAATCAATTTTTGGACCGTAAAGAGCTGCTTCTCCTTCTTGTTTTTCTGCTTTTAAATTCATTTCCTTACAAACCTCTCCAAGTATTTTTTCGCATTTTTTCCAATCTTTTTCTTCTCCTATGTATTTTTCTGGATGTTTATAATCTCTTAATGCAAGATAAACGGAATGATTTCCCCATAGTCCCAAGGAAGAGTAAAAATCTTTTATTATATTTACCATAATCTTAATTTCTTCTTTTACTTGTTCTACCATGCAAAAAGAATGGCCGTCTTCAACTGTTATGGCATATACTCTATTTAATCCTGCGACTTCTCCTGTTTTTTCCGCTCTATATTGTTTTTCGCTTTCCATATATCTTATGGGAAGGTCTCTATAAGAACGAATTCTTGAGGCGTATATTTGAGTTTGATGAGGACACTGGACTGGCTTCATAACAAATTTATGTCCTTTTTCAGAAGAGACATGAAAAAGCTCGTCTTTGAATTTTTGTTTATGGCCTGATATTTCGTATAAATCAATCTTAGCAAGGTGAGGAGTAATAACTTTCTGAAATCCGTAATTTTTACATATTTTCTCCACTTCTTTCTGAAGCTCTTCTTTAACTATTGTTCCTTTGGGAGTAAAAAGAGGTAATCCAGGCCCTACAATATCCGAAAAACAAAAAAGATCAAGCTCTTTTCCTAGCTTTCTGTGGTTTCTTTTTTCAGCTTCCTCTTGCATTTTTATGTGATTTTCCAGTTCTTCTTTCGTTTCAAAAGCAAGTCCGTAAATGCGAGTAAGCATTTTGTTTTTCTCGTTTCCTTTAAAATAAGCACCGGCAATTCTTGAAATCTTAAAACTTTCAATGTTTATTTCTTTTGTATTTTTTATATGGGGGCCTTCGCAAAGGTCGGTAAATTTTCCAACGGTAAAAATAGAAACGTTTTTTCCTTTTATATCATTAATTATTTCCAGCTTATATTTTTGGCCTTTAAAGAGATCATTAGCTTTCTGTTTTGAAATTACCTCTTTTTTAAAGGGGATATTTTCCTTTATTATTTTTTCCATTTCCATTTCAATTTCAGAAAGGTCTACTTTCAAAGTGCCAAGATCAAAATCGTAATAGAACCCGTTTTCTATTGCAGGACCCATTCCAAATTTTACTTTTGGATAGAGATTTTTTACCGCATGCGCCATTATATGCGCAAGGGAATGCCTGATATTTTTAATGTTTGACATGTTTTTTTTAATTATTGGCCTATTATTTCTTGAATTTCGTCCGCTACAACCTGTATTTCTCCGTTCCTGCTGTCTATTTTTCCCAGGACGAATACTATTTTATTTTCTTCAATTGCCGCTTTGCTGTTTTCAATAATGGATGGGAAAAGGGTAACATCTATTTTCCCAGTAGGGTCTTCTAGTGTTAGAAACATCATTTGCTTTCCGTTTTTAGTGATTATTTTTTTTATCTTTAAAATTATTCCGGCTAGCTTTACTTTTCTATTTATCAAGGAATCGTCTATTTTCGCTATTGAAAAAGCATTTTTATTAAGGAACTCTTTCATGCTGTCGAGAGGATGAGAAGATATGTAGAGTCCAAGTAATTCTTTTTCCCAAGCAAGCTTTTCTTGGTCTTTTGCCGGTTCTGAAGGAATAAGGGTAATTTCGCTTTTTAAATTTTGAACTCCAAAAAGGCCGATTTGCCCGTTTGTTTTTGTTTTTGCAGTTTCTCTGGCCCAAGCAAGGAGGTTTTCTAAATTATACAGTAACTGGTTTCTTTCGGCAAATTTATCGAATGCTCCTGCTTTTATAAGGCTTTCAAATGACTTTTTATTAAGTTCGCGGGAACTTGTTCTTTCTATAAAATTTCCAATAGATTCGAAAGGGCCGTTCTTTTTTCTTTCTTCCGTTATTATATCTATAATCCCTTCTCCGACATTTTTAATTGCCAAAAGGCCAAAAGTTATTTTCTTTTCTTTCGGTATGACGGTGAAGTTTTTTAAGCTTTCGTTGATGTCGGGAGGAAGAACTTCTATTCTCATTTTTTTGCACTCGTCTATAAGTATTGCAACTCTTTCCGTATCTGTTTTTTCAGAAGTAAGAAGGGAAGCCATAAATTCAACAGGGTAGTGGGCTTTAAGATAGGCGGTCTGATAGGCAATCATAGCGTAAGCCGTGCTGTGGCTTTTATTAAAGCCGTAGCTTGCAAAAGGTAAAATCCACTGCCATATTTTTTCAGCTGTTTTCTTCGGAATATTGTTTTTAACACAGCCGTTAATGAATTTTTCTTCTTGAGCTCCAAGAAGCTCTTTTATTTTTTTACCGACAGCTTTTCTTAAAACGTCTGCTTCTGAAAGGGAAAATCCCGCAAGTTCCTGGGCAATTTTCATTAATTGCTCTTGATAAACCATTATGCCATAGGTTTTTTCCAAGATGGGCTTTAATTTTAAGTGAAGATAAGTTATTTCTTCTTCTTTATTTTTTCTTTTTATGTAGGAAGGAATAAGTTCCATCGGGCCTGGACGATAAAGGGCTATTAAAACTTCGATGTCCTCAAATCTTGTAGGAGCCATTTCCTTGAGGTATCTTTTCATTCCTCCGCTTTCCAGCTGGAAAATTCCCGTGCTTTCAGCGTTTCTTAATATCTGGTATGTTTCTTTGTCGTCATCGGGTATTTTTTCAATGTCTATCTTTTCATTTCTTATAACATAAATGCGGGCTAGCGTATCTTCAATAATGGTAAGATTTTTTAATCCTAAAAAATCCATTTTAAGCAGGCCTAGTGATTCTACAGAGTGCATTTCATACTGAGTTACTATTGTTTTTTCATTTTGCGTTGGCCTTTGGAGAGGAACATAATTTGTCAGAGGTTCCGGGGAAATTACTACTCCGCAGGCATGGGTTGAAGCATGTCTTATTACTCCTTCAAGTTTTTTGGCGATATCTATAAGCCGTTTTGCCTGCTCGTCGCTATTATATATTTCTTTAAACTCATCCACTTTTTTAAGAGCCATCTCAAGATTAAATCCGAAAGGAATCATCTTTGCAAGTTTGTCGCAGTAAAAATATGGATATCCCAACACTCTTCCTACGTCCCTTATAACAGCTCTTGCCGCCATGGTTCCAAAAGTGATTATTTGGGCGACTTTATCTCTTCCGTATTTTTCCGCGGCATAGTTTATTACCTCGTCTCTTCTTCTGTCTGTAAAATCAAGGTCAATATCGGGAAGCCCTGCAACTCTTCCCGGATTTAAAAACCTTTCGAAAATAAGACCGTGTTTTATTGGGTCAACATTTGTAATGCCAAGGACATAAGAAACAAGAGAACCGGCGGCAGAACCTCTTCCTGGGCCTACTACTATTCTTTTACTTTTTGCCCAGTTAACCAGGTCTTGGACAATAAGAAAGTAAGAAGAAAACTTTAATTCTTTTATAACGGAAAGTTCGTATTTTAACCGCTGTTTTATTTCATTTGTTATCTCTTCCTTGTAGCGTTTTTTAAGCCCGTTGCAGCATAATTCTTCTAAATATTGCTCTTCTGTTTTCCCGTTTGGAACTTCAAATTTAGGGAGGCGGGAATTGCCAAGCTCAAATTCAAAATCGCACATATTTTTAATTTTTTCCGTATTTTCAATTGCCTCGGGAACATCTTTAAACGCCTCTGTCATTTCTTGTGGGGATTTAAGAGAAAAGTCCTCGTTTTTCATCGTGAGGCGCTCGGAATCGTTTATATCCGCTCCAGTGTTTATAAGCATTAAAATATCTTGGGCTTCGGCGTCTTCTTTTTTTAAATAATGACTATCTGCCGTTGCTACTATTGGAATTTTTGATTCTTTTGAAAAATCAATCAGAAAATCATTAACTTTTTTTTGTTCCGGAATGTTTGGATGGTGCTGTATTTCCAGGAAAAAATTATCTTTCCCAAATGTTTTTTGCCATTTTAGCGCCATTTCTTTGGCTTCTTTATGCTTATTTGAAATAATCAGCCGGGCGATTTTTCCCTGAATGCATCCAGATAAAACTATAAGCCCTTCTTTGTGTTTTTCTAAGAGGTCTTCGTCGATTCTTGGCTTATAATAAAAACCGTCAAGATGAGCTTTTGTAATAAGATTGACTAGGTTTTTATATCCTTCTTTGTTTTTTACAAGAAGAACTACATGGTATCTTTTATGGTCTATATTCGGCCTTTTCTGCTCCATCTTTTCGTGGGAAAGATAAAGTTCGGCTCCGATTATCGGCTTTATTCCTTTCTTTTTTGCTTCCTTGTAAAATTCAACAGCTCCATAAAGAACACCATGGTCAGTAAGGGCAATAGAGTCCATTCCTAATTTTTTGACATGGTCTACAAGGTCGCCTATCTTAGATAACCCGTCAAGGAGAGAATAATGGCTGTGGACGTGCAAATGAGTGAATTTCATAGTTATTATTCTACTTTTAAAGAGGGCTATAGTCAATAACCCGTTCTTATTCTATAATACCCTATTATGAAGTTTTTAGGATTTAGAAAAGAAAAAAGCATTCAAAAAAAGGGATATAATTTTATTGCCGGAATTGACGAAGTTGGAAGAGGAGCTTTAGCCGGGCCCGTTTGTGCTTCCGCTGTTTTTATTAAGGATTTTAGAGATATAAAAGGATTTTTGAGAAATATTAATGATTCAAAAAAAGTTTCCGCTGAAAAAAGAAAAGAGCTTTTTTCCCTTATTACAAAAAGTAAAAGTATTGAGTGGGGGATAGGAATATCTTCAAATAAAATAATAGATAAAATTAATATTTTAGAGGCCACCAAAGCGGCAATGAGAAGAGCTCTTTTTTCTCTTAATAATAAGTTAAAGGGAGAGAAGATTGATTATTTAATTTTAGACGGAAATTTTGAAATAGACGCTGGTATTTTAGAAGAGCCGGTTATAAAAGGAGACGAAAAGATTTTTTCTTGTGCCGCCGCCTCTATTCTTGCCAAGGTTTATCGCGACAAGATAATGGTTAAATTTTCCAGAAGATATCTTAATTATGGCTTTGATAGAAATAAGGGATACGGTACTGATTTTCATATAAGGCAAATCAAAAAATACGGCTTTTCTAAAATTCACAGAGAAAGCTTTAAAATTTCAAAATAAAAAGAAGAGCGCTTTTGACGCTCTTTTTTAAAAGGAAAGATTTTTATGGTAAAGGGTCGAAAGGAACGTTTGAAAAAGTAATTTCCGCTCTTGGAAGGCAGATTACTGCCATGTTTTGGCTTTGATTTGCATCTCCCGGATTTACAATACGAACTTGCTCTCCTTCTTCATAAAAAGCATCGTTTGTAAAGCCGCAAAGAACAAAGCTTATTTCGGGATATTTTCTTCGAAGCTCTCTGCATAATTTTTGCATGGCAATTTCCGATTTTTCCAAAAGATCAATGCCTAAATCCAGTTGAACATAGAATTTATAGCCGTTTATTTCAACTACCGGATTTTCACGTTCAATCAAATGCCAATTTTCCGGTGGTTTTTCAGTTTTCAGCAATTTTCTGATTTGGTCTTCTCTAAGATTGTAAAAAACCTCGAAATTGCAAAGCTCTTTTCTGCCTATATCATTTATCGCTATATTTCCGCAATGAACAATAAATTTCACTCCTCTGTTATTTAGTTCTTTAACTAATTTTTCCCAGAAAACGGGATTCATTTCCGATATGTCAAGAGTGTCGGAAATAACCCCGATAGAGAAAGTTTCTTTGATAGGGTTTGTTTTATGAATTCTGCTAAAAACAACCTGTCCGGTTTTAGTGTCAATAACTGCGAATTCATATCCGTCAATTGTTGTTTCAATAGCGCCCGGGTTAATGAAATTTACAATTCCCTGTTGGTAAATTTGATGGTGGGTATGCCCCGAAAACAGCCATCTTAAATTGTCGTTTGTTTTTCTTATTTCAGCCAAAATTTTTATCAGCTCTATCTCAGAATTCATTAAAAAGTCAAAAGACCTTTTATGCCCCAAATATATTCTTTGACCGTTAATATCCAAAATTCTGTTTTTTGGCCTTGTAAAAACCCATTTTTCGGGAGGATTTTTAAACTCAATTTTGTCTGATTGCTCTTCCAAAAGAGCGCAATAGACCGGCAAATTACCAAAGAGTTCCGGATTTAAGTGTTGAGTTTCAATGTC
This genomic window contains:
- a CDS encoding ribonuclease HII, which codes for MKFLGFRKEKSIQKKGYNFIAGIDEVGRGALAGPVCASAVFIKDFRDIKGFLRNINDSKKVSAEKRKELFSLITKSKSIEWGIGISSNKIIDKINILEATKAAMRRALFSLNNKLKGEKIDYLILDGNFEIDAGILEEPVIKGDEKIFSCAAASILAKVYRDKIMVKFSRRYLNYGFDRNKGYGTDFHIRQIKKYGFSKIHRESFKISK
- a CDS encoding DNA polymerase III subunit alpha, producing the protein MKFTHLHVHSHYSLLDGLSKIGDLVDHVKKLGMDSIALTDHGVLYGAVEFYKEAKKKGIKPIIGAELYLSHEKMEQKRPNIDHKRYHVVLLVKNKEGYKNLVNLITKAHLDGFYYKPRIDEDLLEKHKEGLIVLSGCIQGKIARLIISNKHKEAKEMALKWQKTFGKDNFFLEIQHHPNIPEQKKVNDFLIDFSKESKIPIVATADSHYLKKEDAEAQDILMLINTGADINDSERLTMKNEDFSLKSPQEMTEAFKDVPEAIENTEKIKNMCDFEFELGNSRLPKFEVPNGKTEEQYLEELCCNGLKKRYKEEITNEIKQRLKYELSVIKELKFSSYFLIVQDLVNWAKSKRIVVGPGRGSAAGSLVSYVLGITNVDPIKHGLIFERFLNPGRVAGLPDIDLDFTDRRRDEVINYAAEKYGRDKVAQIITFGTMAARAVIRDVGRVLGYPYFYCDKLAKMIPFGFNLEMALKKVDEFKEIYNSDEQAKRLIDIAKKLEGVIRHASTHACGVVISPEPLTNYVPLQRPTQNEKTIVTQYEMHSVESLGLLKMDFLGLKNLTIIEDTLARIYVIRNEKIDIEKIPDDDKETYQILRNAESTGIFQLESGGMKRYLKEMAPTRFEDIEVLIALYRPGPMELIPSYIKRKNKEEEITYLHLKLKPILEKTYGIMVYQEQLMKIAQELAGFSLSEADVLRKAVGKKIKELLGAQEEKFINGCVKNNIPKKTAEKIWQWILPFASYGFNKSHSTAYAMIAYQTAYLKAHYPVEFMASLLTSEKTDTERVAILIDECKKMRIEVLPPDINESLKNFTVIPKEKKITFGLLAIKNVGEGIIDIITEERKKNGPFESIGNFIERTSSRELNKKSFESLIKAGAFDKFAERNQLLYNLENLLAWARETAKTKTNGQIGLFGVQNLKSEITLIPSEPAKDQEKLAWEKELLGLYISSHPLDSMKEFLNKNAFSIAKIDDSLINRKVKLAGIILKIKKIITKNGKQMMFLTLEDPTGKIDVTLFPSIIENSKAAIEENKIVFVLGKIDSRNGEIQVVADEIQEIIGQ
- a CDS encoding metallophosphoesterase family protein; translated protein: MIWGIISDTHGDKGNAIPHIVAEFKKRNVELIIHCGDIETQHLNPELFGNLPVYCALLEEQSDKIEFKNPPEKWVFTRPKNRILDINGQRIYLGHKRSFDFLMNSEIELIKILAEIRKTNDNLRWLFSGHTHHQIYQQGIVNFINPGAIETTIDGYEFAVIDTKTGQVVFSRIHKTNPIKETFSIGVISDTLDISEMNPVFWEKLVKELNNRGVKFIVHCGNIAINDIGRKELCNFEVFYNLREDQIRKLLKTEKPPENWHLIERENPVVEINGYKFYVQLDLGIDLLEKSEIAMQKLCRELRRKYPEISFVLCGFTNDAFYEEGEQVRIVNPGDANQSQNMAVICLPRAEITFSNVPFDPLP
- the thrS gene encoding threonine--tRNA ligase — translated: MSNIKNIRHSLAHIMAHAVKNLYPKVKFGMGPAIENGFYYDFDLGTLKVDLSEIEMEMEKIIKENIPFKKEVISKQKANDLFKGQKYKLEIINDIKGKNVSIFTVGKFTDLCEGPHIKNTKEINIESFKISRIAGAYFKGNEKNKMLTRIYGLAFETKEELENHIKMQEEAEKRNHRKLGKELDLFCFSDIVGPGLPLFTPKGTIVKEELQKEVEKICKNYGFQKVITPHLAKIDLYEISGHKQKFKDELFHVSSEKGHKFVMKPVQCPHQTQIYASRIRSYRDLPIRYMESEKQYRAEKTGEVAGLNRVYAITVEDGHSFCMVEQVKEEIKIMVNIIKDFYSSLGLWGNHSVYLALRDYKHPEKYIGEEKDWKKCEKILGEVCKEMNLKAEKQEGEAALYGPKIDFMFKDALGKEIQIPTVQIDFATPKRFNLSYISEKGKEIPPVMVHRAILGSYERFIALIIEHFGGAFPLWLSPVQVKILTINDSCMDYAKKVKDALSSKDIRVEIDIENNTISKKIREAEMNKIPYILVIGEKEKKENSISVRKRTEGNKGEMSLNSFVEKIEEEIKSKK